CCCGTCGCCGGGATCCGGCTCCCGGATGAACTCGAGCACGTCGTTCGCCAGCGGCGAGCCACTCTCCCGGAACGCGCTCGGGATCCCGTTGCGGGCCAGCAGACTGCGCACGGCCTGACCGCGCACCGACGTACCGGCCGCGATCACGACCACCTCACGCAGGTTGGCGACCTCGAAGCGCGACCACTCCTGGACGAACTCCGCCACCGTGCGGTGGAACAGCTCGTCGTGAGCGATCCACGGCTTCAGCACGTAGTAGTTGATGTCGCCGACCGACATCGCGGTCAGGATCGCCGAGGCCGTCGTACGCTCCGCCCAGGCGCCCCACTCGATCAGCAGCGCCCGCCGCGCGTCCGGGTGCAGCGTCCGCGACGCCGCGAGAATCCCGGCCCGGTCGTCGTCGGGGAGCGCATGGTCGACCATCACCACGGCGACCCGCTGCTCCCACTCGTGCGCACGCCGTAGACAGTCGAGCGCGGCCTCCGCCGTCAGCTCGCCGCGGACCCGGAAGTCCGCGCCGAAGCCGCGATCCAACTCGGTTTCACACCGTTCCAGACGCTCCGGGTCAGCGTCGACAACCAGCAGTACCGGCCGTGCGGAACGAAGCCGCGGCCCTTCCCCGGGCACCCCACCCATGTCTGTGACGGTAGGTCCGCACAAACACGGTGGCAATGGTCAAAACGTTTGTTCACCGGTCCTGTCCGCCCCAGTGGGACAGGACCGGTGAACTCTCAGGTTGTCAGTTCACGCTGACAGCGGACCAGGTCGCGGCGACGGCGGCCCGCTCCGGGCTGCTGGCGCCGTACAGGTCGGTGGCCGCGTTCAGCGTGGCGGTCCGGGCCTGCGCGTACGTCGTACCGCTCGTCATGTACGTCGTCAGCGCGCGGAACCAGATCTTGCCGACCTTGTCGCGCCCGATGCCGTTCAGCGTCGTGCTGTTGCAGGTCGACCCGTTGTGAGGCAGACCGCCGATCGTCTTGGCGCCGGTGCCCTCGGCGAGCAGGTACGCGAAGTGGTTGGCCACGCCGGAGGAGTAGTGCACGTCGAGGTTGCCGACACCGGAGGACCAGCAGTCGGCGGAGTTGCCGTCCTTGCTCGGCTTGTCCATGAACCGCAGCGCCGGGCGGTCCTTCATGATCTCCTCGCCGATGTAGTAGTCACCGGGGTCGGAGGCGTTGTTGGAGTAGAACTCGACGAGCGTGCCGAAGATGTCGCTGGTCGCCTCGTTCAGGCCGCCGGACTCACCGGAGTAGGTGAGGTTCGCGGTGTGCTCGGTGACGCCGTGGGACATCTCGTGGCCGGCCACGTCGATCGAGACCAGCGGACCCGCCACGACGTTGTCGCCGTCGCCGTACGTCATCTGCTTGCCGTCCCAGAACGCGTTCACGTAGTTCGAGCCGTAGTGCACGCGGCTCGGGACGCCCTTGCCGTCGCCGAAGATCCCGTTCCGGCCGTGGACGTTCTTGTAGTAGTCGTACGTCGTCGCGGCGCCGTAGTGCGCGTCGACGGCAGCCGAGGCGCGATCGGTGTTGACGCCGGTGCCCCAGTGGTTGTCCGCGTCGGTGAAGCGGGTCGGGGCCGTGCAGCCGAAGCCGAAGAGCTGGCACAG
This Kribbella sp. NBC_00482 DNA region includes the following protein-coding sequences:
- a CDS encoding M4 family metallopeptidase; this encodes MNRSALIAAATAVVTTTALGLTSATTATGAPTASPVPTPAAAVAKAKEAISSNLTTLRATTADAFVVKDVIVDKDGSSHVRMDRTIGGLPVLGGDVVVHQAKDGAFKGASLSLGRSANVARTPKVSSATAATKALAKGLKTDGKPSLVIEARKGAPRLAYLVTAVGTQADGTPSRITTTVDALTGAKLVSEQHIETATGDGKSLYSGTVPLQTSTATGGFTLTDATRGGGYTGDANNKTDSLLCQLFGFGCTAPTRFTDADNHWGTGVNTDRASAAVDAHYGAATTYDYYKNVHGRNGIFGDGKGVPSRVHYGSNYVNAFWDGKQMTYGDGDNVVAGPLVSIDVAGHEMSHGVTEHTANLTYSGESGGLNEATSDIFGTLVEFYSNNASDPGDYYIGEEIMKDRPALRFMDKPSKDGNSADCWSSGVGNLDVHYSSGVANHFAYLLAEGTGAKTIGGLPHNGSTCNSTTLNGIGRDKVGKIWFRALTTYMTSGTTYAQARTATLNAATDLYGASSPERAAVAATWSAVSVN